Proteins from a genomic interval of Zonotrichia albicollis isolate bZonAlb1 chromosome 18, bZonAlb1.hap1, whole genome shotgun sequence:
- the PITPNM2 gene encoding membrane-associated phosphatidylinositol transfer protein 2 isoform X4, which translates to MLIKEYRIPLPMSVEEYRIAQLYMIQKKSREETCGEGSGVEILENRPYVDGPGGSGQYTHKVYHIGMHIPSWFRSILPKAALRVEEESWNAYPYTRTRYTCPFVEKFSIDIETYYKTDPGDHNNVFNLSAAEKRQTILDPIDIVKDPIPPHEYKAEEDPKLYKSVKTKRGPLSEDWIQEYKNNPGKYPIMCAYKLCKVEFRYWGMQSKIERFIHDVGLRKVMVRAHRQAWCWQDEWYGLTIEDIRQLEKEAQLMLAQKMAQFCGENDPEQHGAKDTAGEKDVEPSTGSPADAEDASANSDAASGRSLTKQWSTSSKSSRSSKRGASPSRHSISEWRMQSIARDSDDSSDDEFFDAHEDLSDNEEMFPKEITKWSSNDLMDKIETPECDDVQGDLYQETSAEYHVGSSVERLSIIEDESVQPLMQPSKIHVLLLVLHGGNILDSGSGDQSSKQGDVNTITTVFDTVMRVHYPAALGHIAIKLVPCPAICSEAFSLVSSLSPYSYDEGCLSNSQDHIPLAALPLLATSSPQYQEAVATVIVRANQAYSEFIKSQEGTSFNGQVCLVGDCVGGILGFDALCYSNQTVSESQNSSRRGSVVSVQDTDLLSPGITVNNSHCSSGSNLEASRHLSRSNIDIPRSNGEDPKKQLPRKRSDSSTYELDTIKQHQAFLSSLHSSVLRNDPTSRRSSSSTMLDGGNIGKFDFEITDFFLFGSPLGLVLALRKTVIPALDIFQLRPACQQVYNLFHPADPSASRLEPLLERKFYLLPPFNIPRYQRFPLGDGNSAVLADVVQSHGAVFVENASLSTPISAPQFRGFRRASEISIASQVSGMADSYTASNIANKTKHHPNHCRGFSLLSQLALPHKSPTQSSFRRRRQHKHTAPAKGRKLQGPRSRAAGCALRIPHLDIKTVAAKWWGTKRIDYALYCPDALTAFPTVALPHLFHASYWESTDVVSFLLRQVMRHENSSVLELDGKEVSVFTPSKPREKWLRKRTNVKLRNVTANHRINDTIANEDGPQTLTGRFMYGPLDMVTLTGEKVDIHIMTQPPSGEWVYFDTEISNSSGRISYVIPEERRLGIGVYPVKMVVRGDHTFADSYITVLPKGTEFVVFSIDGSFAASVSIMGSDPKVRAGAVDVVRHWQDLGYLIIYVTGRPDMQKQRVVAWLAQHNFPHGIVSFCDGLVHDPLRHKANFLKSLITDLHMRIHAAYGSTKDISVYSSISLPPSHIYIVGRPTKKLQSQCQFITEGYAAHLAQLEYNHRARPAKNTTRMALRKGSFGLPGQAEFLRKRNHLLRTISSQPAAHRPERTQSQSDSDKDRDRERSQRSMSIATGCWGRSAASRLESGLLGQK; encoded by the exons GTACACGTGTCCTTTTGTGGAGAAATTCTCTATTGATATTGAGACCTACTACAAAACTGACCCAGGAGACCACAACAACGTGTTCAACCtttctgctgcagaaaaaaGGCAAACCATTTTAG ATCCTATTGATATTGTTAAAGATCCTATCCCTCCCCATGAATACAAAGCTGAGGAGGATCCAAAGCTTTATAAATCAGTGAAGACTAAAAGAGGACCCCTCTCAGAAGATTGGATTCAAGAGTACAAGAACAACCCTGGGAAATACCCCATCATGTGTGCATACAAACTGTGTAAAGTGGAGTTCAGATACTGGGGGATGCAGTCGAAAATCGAGCGCTTTATCCACGATGTTG GCCTGAGGAAGGTGATGGTCCGGGCCCACCGGCAGGCCTGGTGCTGGCAGGATGAGTGGTACGGGCTCACCATCGAGGACAtccggcagctggagaaggaggcCCAGCTGATGCTGGCCCAGAAGATGGCCCAGTTCTGTGGTGAGAATGACCCAGAGCAGCACGGTGCCAAGGACACTGCTGGGGAGAAGGACGTGGAGCCCAGCACGGGGTCACCTGCAGACGCCGAGGACGCCTCTGCCAACAGCGACGCGGCCTCGGGCAGGTCCCTCACCAAGCAATGGTCCACCTCCTCCAAGTCCTCACGCTCTTCAAAGAGGGGAG caAGTCCCTCGCGCCATAGTATCTCCGAGTGGAGGATGCAGAGCATTGCCAGGGATTCAGATGACAGCTCAGATGATGAATTCTTTGATGCACATG AGGACTTGTCTGACAATGAGGAAATGTTCCCGAAAGAAATAACCAAATGGAGTTCCAACGATCTGATGGATAAGATTGAAACCCCCGAATGCGATGATGTCCAGG GTGACTTGTACCAGGAGACATCAGCAGAGTACCACGTTGGCTCCAGCGTGGAGAGGCTCAGCATCATCGAG GATGAATCAGTGCAGCCATTAATGCAGCCAAGTAAAATCCACGTCCTCCTCTTGGTCCTCCATGGAGGGAACATCCTGGACTCAGGAAGTGGTGACCAGAGCTCCAAGCAAGGGGATGTCAACACCATCACAACTGTGTTTGACACGGTGATGAGGGTGCATtacccagctgctctgggacacATTGCCATCAAACTTGTCCCTTGCCCAGCCATCTGCTCTGAAGCATTTTCCCTGGTGTCCAG CCTCAGCCCGTACAGCTATGACGAGGGCTGCCTGTCCAACAGCCAGGATCACATTCCCCTCGCCGCGCTGCCCCTGCTCGCCACGTCCTCCCCGCAGTACCAGGAAGCCGTGGCCACTGTCATTGTCAGAGCCAACCAGGCCTACAGCGAGTTCATCAAATCCCAGGAGGGCACCTCCTTCAATGGCCAG GTCTGCCTGGTAGGGGACTGTGTTGGGGGGatcctgggatttgatgccttGTGCTACAGCAACCAGACTGTGTCCGAGAGCCAGAACAGCAGCCGGCGAGGGAGCGTGGTGAGTGTCCAG GATACCGACCTGCTGTCTCCTGGGATAACGGTGAACAACAGCCACTGTTCCAGTGGCTCTAATCTGGAAGCCAGCAGACACCTCAGCAGGAGCAACATTGATATTCCTCGTAGCAATGGAGAAGATCCAAAGAAGCAGCTGCCACGAAAAAGGAGTGATTCATCCACCTATGAGCTGGACACGATAAAGCAGCACCAAGCCTTTCTTTCAAG TTTACATTCTAGTGTCCTGAGAAACGACCCCACATCCAGGAGATCCAGCAGCTCCACGATGCTGGATGGAGGGAATATTGGCAAGTTTGACTTTGAGATCACAGACTTCTTCCTCTTTGGGTCTCCCCTGGGTCTGGTGCTTGCTCTGAGGAAAACTGTGATTCCAGCTCTTGACA TCTTTCAGCTGAGACCAGCTTGTCAGCAGGTCTATAACCTGTTCCACCCTGCAGACCCATCTGCTTCACGCCTGGAGCCTCTTTTGGAGAGGAAGTTTTACCTTTTGCCCCCCTTCAATATCCCCCGGTACCAGAGGTTCCCGCTGGGCGACGGCAACTCTGCAGTTCTGG CAGATGTTGTTCAGTCTCATGGTGCCGTCTTCGTGGAAAACGCGTCCCTGTCCACCCCCATTTCAGCCCCTCAGTTCAGGGGCTTCCGGAGAGCCAGTGAGATCAGCATTGCCAGCCAGGTCTCAGGAATGGCAGACAGTTACACTGCTTCCAACATAGCCAACA aaaCCAAACACCACCCTAATCATTGTAGGGGCTTTAGCCTTCTGTCCCAACTTGCCCTCCCTCACAAATCCCCTACCCAAAGCTCGTTCAGGAGGCGTAGgcagcacaaacacacagcccctgccaagggAAGGAAGCTCCAAGGGCCACGGAGCCGggctgcaggctgtgctctTCGGATACCACACCTGGACATCAAGACAG TTGCTGCCAAGTGGTGGGGAACGAAGCGGATCGACTACGCGCTGTACTGCCCCGACGCGCTGACGGCGTTCCCGACCGTGGCTCTGCCTCACCTCTTCCACGCCAGCTACTGGGAGTCCACGGACGTTGTCTCCTTCCTGCTCAGACAG GTGATGAGACACGAGAACTCGAGTGTGTTGGAGCTGGACGGGAAGGAGGTGTCTGTGTTCACCCCCTCCAAGCCCCGGGAGAAGTGGCTGCGCAAGAGGACGAACGTGAAGCTCCGG AATGTCACAGCCAACCACAGGATCAACGACACCATTGCTAATGAGGATGGGCCCCAGACCTTGACTGGGAGGTTCATGTATGGTCCATTAGACATGGTCACCCTCACAGGAGAGAAG GTGGACATCCACATCATGACCCAGCCACCGTCGGGGGAGTGGGTGTACTTTGACACGGAGATCAGCAACAGCAGTGGCAGGATTTCCTACGTGATCCCCGAGGAGCGGCGCCTGGGCATCGGCGTCTACCCCGTCAAGATGGTGGTCAG GGGTGACCACACGTTTGCTGACAGCTACATCACGGTGCTGCCCAAGGGGACGGAGTTTGTGGTGTTCAGCATCGACGGCTCCTTCGCAGCCAGCGTCTCCATCATGGGCAGCGACCCCAAGGTCCGCGCCGGGGCCGTGGACGTTGTAAG GCACTGGCAAGACCTCGGCTACCTCATAATCTATGTCACGGGCCGCCCTGACATGCAGAAGCAGAGGGTGGTGGCGTGGTTAGCACAGCACAACTTCCCCCACGGCATCGTGTCCTTCTGCGACGGGCTGGTCCACGACCCGCTGCGGCACAAGGCCAACTTCCTGAAATCCCTCATCACTGAT CTGCACATGAGGATCCACGCCGCGTACGGATCCACCAAGGACATCTCCGTGTACAGCTCCATCAGCCTCCCGCCCTCGCACATCTACATCGTCGGCCGACCCACCAAGAAGCTGCAGAGCCAGTGCCAG TTCATCACGGAGGGCTACGCGGCGCACCTGGCGCAGCTGGAGTACAACCACCGCGCGCGGCCCGCCAAGAACACGACGCGCATGGCGCTGCGCAAGGGCAGCTTCGGGCTGCCCGGCCAGGCCGAGTTCCTGCGCAAGAGGAACCACCTGCTGCGCACCATCTCCTCGCAGCCCGCCGCGCACCGGCCCGAGCGCACGCAGAGCCAGTCGGACAGcgacaaggacagggacagggagcgcAGCCAGCGCAGCATGAGCATCGCCACGGGCTGCTGGGGCCGCAGCGCCGCATCCCGGCTGGAGTCCGGCCTGCTGGGGCAGAAGTAG
- the PITPNM2 gene encoding membrane-associated phosphatidylinositol transfer protein 2 isoform X2, with translation MLIKEYRIPLPMSVEEYRIAQLYMIQKKSREETCGEGSGVEILENRPYVDGPGGSGQYTHKVYHIGMHIPSWFRSILPKAALRVEEESWNAYPYTRTRYTCPFVEKFSIDIETYYKTDPGDHNNVFNLSAAEKRQTILDPIDIVKDPIPPHEYKAEEDPKLYKSVKTKRGPLSEDWIQEYKNNPGKYPIMCAYKLCKVEFRYWGMQSKIERFIHDVGLRKVMVRAHRQAWCWQDEWYGLTIEDIRQLEKEAQLMLAQKMAQFCGENDPEQHGAKDTAGEKDVEPSTGSPADAEDASANSDAASGRSLTKQWSTSSKSSRSSKRGASPSRHSISEWRMQSIARDSDDSSDDEFFDAHEDLSDNEEMFPKEITKWSSNDLMDKIETPECDDVQGDLYQETSAEYHVGSSVERLSIIEDESVQPLMQPSKIHVLLLVLHGGNILDSGSGDQSSKQGDVNTITTVFDTVMRVHYPAALGHIAIKLVPCPAICSEAFSLVSSLSPYSYDEGCLSNSQDHIPLAALPLLATSSPQYQEAVATVIVRANQAYSEFIKSQEGTSFNGQVCLVGDCVGGILGFDALCYSNQTVSESQNSSRRGSVVSVQDTDLLSPGITVNNSHCSSGSNLEASRHLSRSNIDIPRSNGEDPKKQLPRKRSDSSTYELDTIKQHQAFLSSLHSSVLRNDPTSRRSSSSTMLDGGNIGKFDFEITDFFLFGSPLGLVLALRKTVIPALDIFQLRPACQQVYNLFHPADPSASRLEPLLERKFYLLPPFNIPRYQRFPLGDGNSAVLVETIQNNPILLMESSPLGALQHQDSFMETSIPVPVLNWQDVSNKSAGCAEYVVQSHGAVFVENASLSTPISAPQFRGFRRASEISIASQVSGMADSYTASNIANKTKHHPNHCRGFSLLSQLALPHKSPTQSSFRRRRQHKHTAPAKGRKLQGPRSRAAGCALRIPHLDIKTVAAKWWGTKRIDYALYCPDALTAFPTVALPHLFHASYWESTDVVSFLLRQVMRHENSSVLELDGKEVSVFTPSKPREKWLRKRTNVKLRNVTANHRINDTIANEDGPQTLTGRFMYGPLDMVTLTGEKVDIHIMTQPPSGEWVYFDTEISNSSGRISYVIPEERRLGIGVYPVKMVVRGDHTFADSYITVLPKGTEFVVFSIDGSFAASVSIMGSDPKVRAGAVDVVRHWQDLGYLIIYVTGRPDMQKQRVVAWLAQHNFPHGIVSFCDGLVHDPLRHKANFLKSLITDLHMRIHAAYGSTKDISVYSSISLPPSHIYIVGRPTKKLQSQCQFITEGYAAHLAQLEYNHRARPAKNTTRMALRKGSFGLPGQAEFLRKRNHLLRTISSQPAAHRPERTQSQSDSDKDRDRERSQRSMSIATGCWGRSAASRLESGLLGQK, from the exons GTACACGTGTCCTTTTGTGGAGAAATTCTCTATTGATATTGAGACCTACTACAAAACTGACCCAGGAGACCACAACAACGTGTTCAACCtttctgctgcagaaaaaaGGCAAACCATTTTAG ATCCTATTGATATTGTTAAAGATCCTATCCCTCCCCATGAATACAAAGCTGAGGAGGATCCAAAGCTTTATAAATCAGTGAAGACTAAAAGAGGACCCCTCTCAGAAGATTGGATTCAAGAGTACAAGAACAACCCTGGGAAATACCCCATCATGTGTGCATACAAACTGTGTAAAGTGGAGTTCAGATACTGGGGGATGCAGTCGAAAATCGAGCGCTTTATCCACGATGTTG GCCTGAGGAAGGTGATGGTCCGGGCCCACCGGCAGGCCTGGTGCTGGCAGGATGAGTGGTACGGGCTCACCATCGAGGACAtccggcagctggagaaggaggcCCAGCTGATGCTGGCCCAGAAGATGGCCCAGTTCTGTGGTGAGAATGACCCAGAGCAGCACGGTGCCAAGGACACTGCTGGGGAGAAGGACGTGGAGCCCAGCACGGGGTCACCTGCAGACGCCGAGGACGCCTCTGCCAACAGCGACGCGGCCTCGGGCAGGTCCCTCACCAAGCAATGGTCCACCTCCTCCAAGTCCTCACGCTCTTCAAAGAGGGGAG caAGTCCCTCGCGCCATAGTATCTCCGAGTGGAGGATGCAGAGCATTGCCAGGGATTCAGATGACAGCTCAGATGATGAATTCTTTGATGCACATG AGGACTTGTCTGACAATGAGGAAATGTTCCCGAAAGAAATAACCAAATGGAGTTCCAACGATCTGATGGATAAGATTGAAACCCCCGAATGCGATGATGTCCAGG GTGACTTGTACCAGGAGACATCAGCAGAGTACCACGTTGGCTCCAGCGTGGAGAGGCTCAGCATCATCGAG GATGAATCAGTGCAGCCATTAATGCAGCCAAGTAAAATCCACGTCCTCCTCTTGGTCCTCCATGGAGGGAACATCCTGGACTCAGGAAGTGGTGACCAGAGCTCCAAGCAAGGGGATGTCAACACCATCACAACTGTGTTTGACACGGTGATGAGGGTGCATtacccagctgctctgggacacATTGCCATCAAACTTGTCCCTTGCCCAGCCATCTGCTCTGAAGCATTTTCCCTGGTGTCCAG CCTCAGCCCGTACAGCTATGACGAGGGCTGCCTGTCCAACAGCCAGGATCACATTCCCCTCGCCGCGCTGCCCCTGCTCGCCACGTCCTCCCCGCAGTACCAGGAAGCCGTGGCCACTGTCATTGTCAGAGCCAACCAGGCCTACAGCGAGTTCATCAAATCCCAGGAGGGCACCTCCTTCAATGGCCAG GTCTGCCTGGTAGGGGACTGTGTTGGGGGGatcctgggatttgatgccttGTGCTACAGCAACCAGACTGTGTCCGAGAGCCAGAACAGCAGCCGGCGAGGGAGCGTGGTGAGTGTCCAG GATACCGACCTGCTGTCTCCTGGGATAACGGTGAACAACAGCCACTGTTCCAGTGGCTCTAATCTGGAAGCCAGCAGACACCTCAGCAGGAGCAACATTGATATTCCTCGTAGCAATGGAGAAGATCCAAAGAAGCAGCTGCCACGAAAAAGGAGTGATTCATCCACCTATGAGCTGGACACGATAAAGCAGCACCAAGCCTTTCTTTCAAG TTTACATTCTAGTGTCCTGAGAAACGACCCCACATCCAGGAGATCCAGCAGCTCCACGATGCTGGATGGAGGGAATATTGGCAAGTTTGACTTTGAGATCACAGACTTCTTCCTCTTTGGGTCTCCCCTGGGTCTGGTGCTTGCTCTGAGGAAAACTGTGATTCCAGCTCTTGACA TCTTTCAGCTGAGACCAGCTTGTCAGCAGGTCTATAACCTGTTCCACCCTGCAGACCCATCTGCTTCACGCCTGGAGCCTCTTTTGGAGAGGAAGTTTTACCTTTTGCCCCCCTTCAATATCCCCCGGTACCAGAGGTTCCCGCTGGGCGACGGCAACTCTGCAGTTCTGG TTGAGACAATCCAGAACAATCCCATCCTCCTCATGGAAAGTAGCCCTCTGGGTGCTCTCCAGCACCAGGACAGCTTCATGGAAACAAGTATCCCTGTTCCTGTACTGAATTGGCAAGATGTTTCCAATAAAAGTGCTGGTTGTGCTGAGT ATGTTGTTCAGTCTCATGGTGCCGTCTTCGTGGAAAACGCGTCCCTGTCCACCCCCATTTCAGCCCCTCAGTTCAGGGGCTTCCGGAGAGCCAGTGAGATCAGCATTGCCAGCCAGGTCTCAGGAATGGCAGACAGTTACACTGCTTCCAACATAGCCAACA aaaCCAAACACCACCCTAATCATTGTAGGGGCTTTAGCCTTCTGTCCCAACTTGCCCTCCCTCACAAATCCCCTACCCAAAGCTCGTTCAGGAGGCGTAGgcagcacaaacacacagcccctgccaagggAAGGAAGCTCCAAGGGCCACGGAGCCGggctgcaggctgtgctctTCGGATACCACACCTGGACATCAAGACAG TTGCTGCCAAGTGGTGGGGAACGAAGCGGATCGACTACGCGCTGTACTGCCCCGACGCGCTGACGGCGTTCCCGACCGTGGCTCTGCCTCACCTCTTCCACGCCAGCTACTGGGAGTCCACGGACGTTGTCTCCTTCCTGCTCAGACAG GTGATGAGACACGAGAACTCGAGTGTGTTGGAGCTGGACGGGAAGGAGGTGTCTGTGTTCACCCCCTCCAAGCCCCGGGAGAAGTGGCTGCGCAAGAGGACGAACGTGAAGCTCCGG AATGTCACAGCCAACCACAGGATCAACGACACCATTGCTAATGAGGATGGGCCCCAGACCTTGACTGGGAGGTTCATGTATGGTCCATTAGACATGGTCACCCTCACAGGAGAGAAG GTGGACATCCACATCATGACCCAGCCACCGTCGGGGGAGTGGGTGTACTTTGACACGGAGATCAGCAACAGCAGTGGCAGGATTTCCTACGTGATCCCCGAGGAGCGGCGCCTGGGCATCGGCGTCTACCCCGTCAAGATGGTGGTCAG GGGTGACCACACGTTTGCTGACAGCTACATCACGGTGCTGCCCAAGGGGACGGAGTTTGTGGTGTTCAGCATCGACGGCTCCTTCGCAGCCAGCGTCTCCATCATGGGCAGCGACCCCAAGGTCCGCGCCGGGGCCGTGGACGTTGTAAG GCACTGGCAAGACCTCGGCTACCTCATAATCTATGTCACGGGCCGCCCTGACATGCAGAAGCAGAGGGTGGTGGCGTGGTTAGCACAGCACAACTTCCCCCACGGCATCGTGTCCTTCTGCGACGGGCTGGTCCACGACCCGCTGCGGCACAAGGCCAACTTCCTGAAATCCCTCATCACTGAT CTGCACATGAGGATCCACGCCGCGTACGGATCCACCAAGGACATCTCCGTGTACAGCTCCATCAGCCTCCCGCCCTCGCACATCTACATCGTCGGCCGACCCACCAAGAAGCTGCAGAGCCAGTGCCAG TTCATCACGGAGGGCTACGCGGCGCACCTGGCGCAGCTGGAGTACAACCACCGCGCGCGGCCCGCCAAGAACACGACGCGCATGGCGCTGCGCAAGGGCAGCTTCGGGCTGCCCGGCCAGGCCGAGTTCCTGCGCAAGAGGAACCACCTGCTGCGCACCATCTCCTCGCAGCCCGCCGCGCACCGGCCCGAGCGCACGCAGAGCCAGTCGGACAGcgacaaggacagggacagggagcgcAGCCAGCGCAGCATGAGCATCGCCACGGGCTGCTGGGGCCGCAGCGCCGCATCCCGGCTGGAGTCCGGCCTGCTGGGGCAGAAGTAG